From Achromobacter spanius, a single genomic window includes:
- a CDS encoding DMT family transporter — MSQQGSIRKFLPLVGAVAIWGGNWPVMKLGLAHMSPLWLAASRFGSAALISVLVLAVLGRLRLPTRQEWPLVAGVALLQMGAFTALALWALQYVAPGRASVIAYATSIWVIPLSSLILKERLSIGQWLATALSYAGIGVIVAPAFSPWQAHTVIGLVMLLGASFAWACNIIQLRANRHVRLGADMIPWQTAMATIPLAALAWMRDGAPTFLGDAQAWPLILYTGPLATALTFIVVLGMTQKLPPAATSIAMLCVPVIGLIVSSVVFHEQISADLALGLALIAASVAASALATRLRRSPLALRPS; from the coding sequence ATGAGTCAGCAAGGCAGTATTCGCAAGTTTCTTCCGCTCGTGGGTGCGGTTGCCATCTGGGGCGGAAACTGGCCCGTGATGAAGCTGGGCCTGGCGCACATGAGCCCGTTGTGGCTGGCCGCCAGCCGATTCGGATCCGCCGCGCTGATCAGCGTGCTCGTGCTTGCGGTGCTGGGACGCCTGCGTCTGCCGACGCGCCAGGAATGGCCGCTGGTGGCGGGCGTGGCCTTGCTGCAGATGGGCGCTTTTACGGCGCTCGCACTGTGGGCGTTGCAGTACGTGGCGCCCGGACGCGCCTCGGTCATCGCCTACGCGACGTCCATCTGGGTGATCCCGCTGTCATCGCTGATCCTGAAGGAACGTCTGTCGATCGGGCAATGGCTGGCGACGGCGCTCAGCTACGCCGGCATCGGCGTCATCGTGGCGCCCGCATTCAGTCCGTGGCAGGCGCATACCGTCATCGGTCTCGTGATGTTGCTGGGCGCGTCGTTTGCCTGGGCCTGCAACATCATCCAGTTGCGCGCCAACCGCCACGTGCGGCTGGGCGCCGACATGATTCCGTGGCAGACCGCGATGGCCACGATCCCGCTGGCCGCGCTGGCATGGATGCGCGATGGCGCGCCGACCTTTCTGGGCGATGCGCAGGCCTGGCCGCTGATTCTGTACACCGGACCGCTCGCCACGGCGCTGACGTTCATCGTCGTGCTGGGCATGACGCAGAAGCTGCCGCCGGCCGCAACTTCCATCGCGATGCTGTGCGTGCCGGTGATCGGATTGATCGTGTCGTCGGTCGTGTTCCACGAGCAGATCTCGGCGGACCTGGCGCTCGGTCTTGCCCTCATCGCCGCCAGCGTGGCGGCCTCCGCGCTGGCCACGCGCCTGCGGCGTTCGCCGCTTGCGCTGCGTCCTTCCTAG